A window of the Parambassis ranga chromosome 17, fParRan2.1, whole genome shotgun sequence genome harbors these coding sequences:
- the LOC114449733 gene encoding ADAMTS-like protein 2 isoform X1, whose translation MFGNGGSALPVCSFLLLHLPLLPLTGSWPVKDRSEGRVEQRNIHVHSSQNVRQTIRKEEVFQWWGEWSSWSSCSRSCGGGVRSQERHCLIQRLSTTQNVNSSYCVGSPKQYQLCPNQPCPSQSVSFKQHQCSQFNSKAFGRRYYQWIPLYPADYISISNKPCDLQCTTISGERQLLVPAHDGTFCRDTKYHGVCIEGTCQSVGCDGELYSTKTIDRCGVCGGNGTSCQRISGSYRKALTQLGYAFITNIPVGASDIQIIERHKTENILALSDEAGHFFFNGNTVFDNPQNFHVAGTVFKYRRPCNVFSDGLEYIIAQGPTLQGLNVMYYNLNGKLPHITYEYTVPLNITAAEVTSTGPAHSHLNLTYNELNEDVRGDQSSSINHSRGAAPVHHYNTPLGEEVHPDIQLQEEEEVEVVWEIQTPSPPPLQPQPHPVAVLVYRPADVTSHVFTHNDVEEQGPPAPSGYRSSSNSIDEPSPADDNTLVLSFPEDAPYLLLEDLHFNHTHSLTQSNTHSQAEASVGTQATTDTELIIQPDTHTVAHTQTETGTNTAILVQMQQVSAVQAANTESNDFDVGLEPDISLADMYRWKVSAYAPCSSTCTTGITSSYALCVRYDGTEVDDTYCDSLTRPEPTHEFCTGKECPPRWETSGWSECSRTCGEGVQYRTVRCWKMLSPGLDSSVYDSLCLSHNLHKPANRKVCHGQSCGPQWEVSEWSECSARCGSRGVRTREVRCSMEMRLCNKSSQPIESQECEGPPCDRRWTVSDWGPCSGACGEGRMVRAVTCRSSNGVVMSEEQCDQSLRPLAIYPCGDRDCAPHWVEQEWQQCNATCGRGVRQRQVVCAGLEGGVFKEFPDGSCDQTTKPETSSSCFQRPCSKWFTTSWSQCSKTCGSGVQVREVKCYQGEELVTRGHSCDSALKPEARQSCEIQSCPTEAPAVAPAASVAVDDSCQDKPTANCALVLKVKLCSHWYYRKACCQSCKAPRP comes from the exons gacAGAAGTGAAGGGAGGGTGGAGCAGCGTAACATCCATGTCCATTCAAGTCAGAatgtcagacagacaatcaGAAAG GAGGAGGTGTTTCAGTGGTGGGGGGAGTGGTCCAGTTGGTCCTCATGTTCCAGGAGTtgtggaggaggagtgagaAGCCAGGAGAGACACTGCCTCATACAGAG GTTGTCCACCACCCAGAACGTGAACAGCTCTTATTGTGTTGGCTCCCCTAAACAGTACCAGCTCTGTCCAAACCAG CCTTGTCCAAGCCAAAGTGTTAGCTTCAAACAGCACCAGTGTTCCCAGTTCAACTCTAAAGCCTTTGGAAGAAGATACTACCAATGGATACCTCTGTACCCAG CCGATTACATCAGCATCTCCAATAAGCCATGTGACCTGCAGTGTACAACTATCAGCGGTGAACGACAGCTGCTGGTTCCAGCCCACGACGGAACCTTCTGTCGTGACACTAAATACCACGGAGTCTGTATAGAGGGGACATGCCAG TCTGTAGGGTGTGATGGAGAGCTGTACAGCACTAAGACAATAGACAGGTGTGGTGTCTGTGGAGGAAACGGGACATCATGTCAGCGCATTTCTGGATCCTACAGGAAGGCACTCACACAGttag GTTATGCATTCATCACCAACATCCCTGTTGGAGCTTCAGACATCCAGATCATAGAGAGGCACAAGACAGAGAACATCCTGG CCCTGTCAGATGAAGCAGGACATTTCTTCTTTAATGGAAACACTGTGTTTGACAATCCTCAAAACTTCCATGTTGCTGGAACAGTGTTCAAATACCGACGTCCATGCAACGTGTTCTCGGACGGGCTGGAATACATCATCGCCCAGGGACCCACTCTGCAGGGTCTCAATGTTATG TACTACAACTTGAACGGGAAACTCCCCCACATCACCTATGAGTACACTGTCCCCCTCAACATCACGGCTGCAGAAGTAACCAGCACCGGCCCGGCCCACTCCCACCTTAACCTCACCTACAATGAGCTAAATGAGGATGTCAGAGGGGATCAGAGCAGCTCAATAAATCACAGCAGAGGTGCTGCACCTGTCCATCACTACAACACCCCACTGGGAGAAGAGGTCCACCcagacattcagctgcaggaagaagaggaggtggaggtggtgtggGAGATTCAGACACCAAGCCCACCACCGCTACAACCGCAGCCACATCCAGTAGCTGTTCTGGTCTACAGGCCTGCTGATGTCACTAGTCATGTATTCACCCACAATGACGTAGAGGAGCAGGGACCTCCAGCACCATCTGGATACA GAAGTTCCTCTAACTCTATTGATGAGCCGTCTCCTGCTGATGACAACACGCTGGTGCTTTCATTCCCAG AAGACGCCCcctacctgctgctggaggacttacatttcaaccacacacactctctcacacagtctaacacacattcacaagcaGAAGCATCAGTGGGAACGCAGGCTACCACAGATACTGAACTGATAatacaaccagacacacacactgtcgcaCACACCCAGACAGAAACAGGCACCAACACTGCCATCTTGGTGCAGATGCAACAGGTGTCAGCGGTCCAGGCAGCCAACACAGAGAG CAATGACTTTGATGTGGGTCTGGAGCCAGACATTAGTCTGGCAGACATGTATCGCTGGAAGGTTTCTGCCTATGCTCCGTGCAGCTCAACCTGCACAACAG GTATCACCAGTAGCTATGCCCTGTGTGTGCGCTACGATGGCACTGAAGTGGACGACACTTACTGCGACTCCCTGACCAGACCAGAGCCAACACACGAGTTCTGCACTGGGAAGGAGTGTCCTCCACG ATGGGAGACCAGCGGCTGGAGTGAGTGCTCTCGGACCTGTGGTGAGGGTGTTCAGTACCGCACTGTGCGTTGCTGGAAGATGCTGTCGCCCGGTCTTGACTCCTCTGTCTACGACTCGCTGTGTCTGTCACACAACCTgcacaaaccagccaacagGAAGGTCTGCCACGGCCAGAGCTGCGGACCCCAGTGGGAGGTGTCAGAATGGTCTGAG TGCTCAGCACGCTGTGGTTCTCGGGGCGTCCGGACTCGAGAGGTGCGCTGCTCTATGGAAATGAGACTTTGTAACAAGTCCTCTCAGCCAATAGAAAGTCAGGAATGTGAAGGCCCGCCCTGTGACCGACGATGGACTGTTTCTGATTGGGGACCT TGCTCAGGTGCATGCGGGGAGGGAAGGATGGTGCGTGCAGTTACTTGCCGCTCATCGAATGGCGTAGTAATGTCAGAGGAGCAGTGTGACCAGTCACTGCGCCCGCTGGCCATCTACCCCTGTGGTGACCGAGACTGCGCCCCCCACTGGGTTGAGCAGGAATGGCAGCAG tgtaatGCTACATGTGGGCGCGGTGTGCGGCAGCGTCAGGTGGTGTGTGCCGGCCTCGAGGGAGGGGTGTTCAAAGAGTTTCCAGACGGCAGCTGTGACCAAACCACCAAACCAGAGACCAGCTCATCCTGCTTCCAGAGACCCTGCTCTAAATGGTTCACCACTTCCTGGTCTCAG TGCAGCAAGACATGTGGGAGTGGTGTCCAGGTTCGAGAAGTCAAGTGTTACCAGGGGGAGGAGCTGGTAACCAGGGGCCACAGCTGTGACTCTGCCCTCAAGCCAGAAGCCAggcagagctgtgaaatccagAGCTGTCCAACAGAAGCTCCAG CAGTTGCCCCGGCAGCGTCAGTGGCAGTTGACGACTCCTGCCAGGACAAGCCCACAGCCAACTGCGCCCTGGTCCTAAAGGTGAAACTGTGCTCCCATTGGTACTACAGAAAGGCCTGCTGCCAGTCCTGTAAGGCGCCCAGACCCTGA
- the LOC114449733 gene encoding ADAMTS-like protein 2 isoform X3, translated as MFGNGGSALPVCSFLLLHLPLLPLTGSWPVKEEVFQWWGEWSSWSSCSRSCGGGVRSQERHCLIQRLSTTQNVNSSYCVGSPKQYQLCPNQPCPSQSVSFKQHQCSQFNSKAFGRRYYQWIPLYPADYISISNKPCDLQCTTISGERQLLVPAHDGTFCRDTKYHGVCIEGTCQSVGCDGELYSTKTIDRCGVCGGNGTSCQRISGSYRKALTQLGYAFITNIPVGASDIQIIERHKTENILALSDEAGHFFFNGNTVFDNPQNFHVAGTVFKYRRPCNVFSDGLEYIIAQGPTLQGLNVMYYNLNGKLPHITYEYTVPLNITAAEVTSTGPAHSHLNLTYNELNEDVRGDQSSSINHSRGAAPVHHYNTPLGEEVHPDIQLQEEEEVEVVWEIQTPSPPPLQPQPHPVAVLVYRPADVTSHVFTHNDVEEQGPPAPSGYRSSSNSIDEPSPADDNTLVLSFPEDAPYLLLEDLHFNHTHSLTQSNTHSQAEASVGTQATTDTELIIQPDTHTVAHTQTETGTNTAILVQMQQVSAVQAANTESNDFDVGLEPDISLADMYRWKVSAYAPCSSTCTTGITSSYALCVRYDGTEVDDTYCDSLTRPEPTHEFCTGKECPPRWETSGWSECSRTCGEGVQYRTVRCWKMLSPGLDSSVYDSLCLSHNLHKPANRKVCHGQSCGPQWEVSEWSECSARCGSRGVRTREVRCSMEMRLCNKSSQPIESQECEGPPCDRRWTVSDWGPCSGACGEGRMVRAVTCRSSNGVVMSEEQCDQSLRPLAIYPCGDRDCAPHWVEQEWQQCNATCGRGVRQRQVVCAGLEGGVFKEFPDGSCDQTTKPETSSSCFQRPCSKWFTTSWSQCSKTCGSGVQVREVKCYQGEELVTRGHSCDSALKPEARQSCEIQSCPTEAPAVAPAASVAVDDSCQDKPTANCALVLKVKLCSHWYYRKACCQSCKAPRP; from the exons GAGGAGGTGTTTCAGTGGTGGGGGGAGTGGTCCAGTTGGTCCTCATGTTCCAGGAGTtgtggaggaggagtgagaAGCCAGGAGAGACACTGCCTCATACAGAG GTTGTCCACCACCCAGAACGTGAACAGCTCTTATTGTGTTGGCTCCCCTAAACAGTACCAGCTCTGTCCAAACCAG CCTTGTCCAAGCCAAAGTGTTAGCTTCAAACAGCACCAGTGTTCCCAGTTCAACTCTAAAGCCTTTGGAAGAAGATACTACCAATGGATACCTCTGTACCCAG CCGATTACATCAGCATCTCCAATAAGCCATGTGACCTGCAGTGTACAACTATCAGCGGTGAACGACAGCTGCTGGTTCCAGCCCACGACGGAACCTTCTGTCGTGACACTAAATACCACGGAGTCTGTATAGAGGGGACATGCCAG TCTGTAGGGTGTGATGGAGAGCTGTACAGCACTAAGACAATAGACAGGTGTGGTGTCTGTGGAGGAAACGGGACATCATGTCAGCGCATTTCTGGATCCTACAGGAAGGCACTCACACAGttag GTTATGCATTCATCACCAACATCCCTGTTGGAGCTTCAGACATCCAGATCATAGAGAGGCACAAGACAGAGAACATCCTGG CCCTGTCAGATGAAGCAGGACATTTCTTCTTTAATGGAAACACTGTGTTTGACAATCCTCAAAACTTCCATGTTGCTGGAACAGTGTTCAAATACCGACGTCCATGCAACGTGTTCTCGGACGGGCTGGAATACATCATCGCCCAGGGACCCACTCTGCAGGGTCTCAATGTTATG TACTACAACTTGAACGGGAAACTCCCCCACATCACCTATGAGTACACTGTCCCCCTCAACATCACGGCTGCAGAAGTAACCAGCACCGGCCCGGCCCACTCCCACCTTAACCTCACCTACAATGAGCTAAATGAGGATGTCAGAGGGGATCAGAGCAGCTCAATAAATCACAGCAGAGGTGCTGCACCTGTCCATCACTACAACACCCCACTGGGAGAAGAGGTCCACCcagacattcagctgcaggaagaagaggaggtggaggtggtgtggGAGATTCAGACACCAAGCCCACCACCGCTACAACCGCAGCCACATCCAGTAGCTGTTCTGGTCTACAGGCCTGCTGATGTCACTAGTCATGTATTCACCCACAATGACGTAGAGGAGCAGGGACCTCCAGCACCATCTGGATACA GAAGTTCCTCTAACTCTATTGATGAGCCGTCTCCTGCTGATGACAACACGCTGGTGCTTTCATTCCCAG AAGACGCCCcctacctgctgctggaggacttacatttcaaccacacacactctctcacacagtctaacacacattcacaagcaGAAGCATCAGTGGGAACGCAGGCTACCACAGATACTGAACTGATAatacaaccagacacacacactgtcgcaCACACCCAGACAGAAACAGGCACCAACACTGCCATCTTGGTGCAGATGCAACAGGTGTCAGCGGTCCAGGCAGCCAACACAGAGAG CAATGACTTTGATGTGGGTCTGGAGCCAGACATTAGTCTGGCAGACATGTATCGCTGGAAGGTTTCTGCCTATGCTCCGTGCAGCTCAACCTGCACAACAG GTATCACCAGTAGCTATGCCCTGTGTGTGCGCTACGATGGCACTGAAGTGGACGACACTTACTGCGACTCCCTGACCAGACCAGAGCCAACACACGAGTTCTGCACTGGGAAGGAGTGTCCTCCACG ATGGGAGACCAGCGGCTGGAGTGAGTGCTCTCGGACCTGTGGTGAGGGTGTTCAGTACCGCACTGTGCGTTGCTGGAAGATGCTGTCGCCCGGTCTTGACTCCTCTGTCTACGACTCGCTGTGTCTGTCACACAACCTgcacaaaccagccaacagGAAGGTCTGCCACGGCCAGAGCTGCGGACCCCAGTGGGAGGTGTCAGAATGGTCTGAG TGCTCAGCACGCTGTGGTTCTCGGGGCGTCCGGACTCGAGAGGTGCGCTGCTCTATGGAAATGAGACTTTGTAACAAGTCCTCTCAGCCAATAGAAAGTCAGGAATGTGAAGGCCCGCCCTGTGACCGACGATGGACTGTTTCTGATTGGGGACCT TGCTCAGGTGCATGCGGGGAGGGAAGGATGGTGCGTGCAGTTACTTGCCGCTCATCGAATGGCGTAGTAATGTCAGAGGAGCAGTGTGACCAGTCACTGCGCCCGCTGGCCATCTACCCCTGTGGTGACCGAGACTGCGCCCCCCACTGGGTTGAGCAGGAATGGCAGCAG tgtaatGCTACATGTGGGCGCGGTGTGCGGCAGCGTCAGGTGGTGTGTGCCGGCCTCGAGGGAGGGGTGTTCAAAGAGTTTCCAGACGGCAGCTGTGACCAAACCACCAAACCAGAGACCAGCTCATCCTGCTTCCAGAGACCCTGCTCTAAATGGTTCACCACTTCCTGGTCTCAG TGCAGCAAGACATGTGGGAGTGGTGTCCAGGTTCGAGAAGTCAAGTGTTACCAGGGGGAGGAGCTGGTAACCAGGGGCCACAGCTGTGACTCTGCCCTCAAGCCAGAAGCCAggcagagctgtgaaatccagAGCTGTCCAACAGAAGCTCCAG CAGTTGCCCCGGCAGCGTCAGTGGCAGTTGACGACTCCTGCCAGGACAAGCCCACAGCCAACTGCGCCCTGGTCCTAAAGGTGAAACTGTGCTCCCATTGGTACTACAGAAAGGCCTGCTGCCAGTCCTGTAAGGCGCCCAGACCCTGA
- the LOC114449733 gene encoding ADAMTS-like protein 2 isoform X2, which yields MFGNGGSALPVCSFLLLHLPLLPLTGSWPVKDRSEGRVEQRNIHVHSSQNVRQTIRKEEVFQWWGEWSSWSSCSRSCGGGVRSQERHCLIQRLSTTQNVNSSYCVGSPKQYQLCPNQPCPSQSVSFKQHQCSQFNSKAFGRRYYQWIPLYPADYISISNKPCDLQCTTISGERQLLVPAHDGTFCRDTKYHGVCIEGTCQSVGCDGELYSTKTIDRCGVCGGNGTSCQRISGSYRKALTQLGYAFITNIPVGASDIQIIERHKTENILALSDEAGHFFFNGNTVFDNPQNFHVAGTVFKYRRPCNVFSDGLEYIIAQGPTLQGLNVMYYNLNGKLPHITYEYTVPLNITAAEVTSTGPAHSHLNLTYNELNEDVRGDQSSSINHSRGAAPVHHYNTPLGEEVHPDIQLQEEEEVEVVWEIQTPSPPPLQPQPHPVAVLVYRPADVTSHVFTHNDVEEQGPPAPSGYRSSSNSIDEPSPADDNTLVLSFPEDAPYLLLEDLHFNHTHSLTQSNTHSQAEASVGTQATTDTELIIQPDTHTVAHTQTETGTNTAILVQMQQVSAVQAANTESNDFDVGLEPDISLADMYRWKVSAYAPCSSTCTTGITSSYALCVRYDGTEVDDTYCDSLTRPEPTHEFCTGKECPPRWETSGWSECSRTCGEGVQYRTVRCWKMLSPGLDSSVYDSLCLSHNLHKPANRKVCHGQSCGPQWEVSEWSECSARCGSRGVRTREVRCSMEMRLCNKSSQPIESQECEGPPCDRRWTVSDWGPCSGACGEGRMVRAVTCRSSNGVVMSEEQCDQSLRPLAIYPCGDRDCAPHWVEQEWQQCNATCGRGVRQRQVVCAGLEGGVFKEFPDGSCDQTTKPETSSSCFQRPCSKWFTTSWSQCSKTCGSGVQVREVKCYQGEELVTRGHSCDSALKPEARQSCEIQSCPTEAPVAPAASVAVDDSCQDKPTANCALVLKVKLCSHWYYRKACCQSCKAPRP from the exons gacAGAAGTGAAGGGAGGGTGGAGCAGCGTAACATCCATGTCCATTCAAGTCAGAatgtcagacagacaatcaGAAAG GAGGAGGTGTTTCAGTGGTGGGGGGAGTGGTCCAGTTGGTCCTCATGTTCCAGGAGTtgtggaggaggagtgagaAGCCAGGAGAGACACTGCCTCATACAGAG GTTGTCCACCACCCAGAACGTGAACAGCTCTTATTGTGTTGGCTCCCCTAAACAGTACCAGCTCTGTCCAAACCAG CCTTGTCCAAGCCAAAGTGTTAGCTTCAAACAGCACCAGTGTTCCCAGTTCAACTCTAAAGCCTTTGGAAGAAGATACTACCAATGGATACCTCTGTACCCAG CCGATTACATCAGCATCTCCAATAAGCCATGTGACCTGCAGTGTACAACTATCAGCGGTGAACGACAGCTGCTGGTTCCAGCCCACGACGGAACCTTCTGTCGTGACACTAAATACCACGGAGTCTGTATAGAGGGGACATGCCAG TCTGTAGGGTGTGATGGAGAGCTGTACAGCACTAAGACAATAGACAGGTGTGGTGTCTGTGGAGGAAACGGGACATCATGTCAGCGCATTTCTGGATCCTACAGGAAGGCACTCACACAGttag GTTATGCATTCATCACCAACATCCCTGTTGGAGCTTCAGACATCCAGATCATAGAGAGGCACAAGACAGAGAACATCCTGG CCCTGTCAGATGAAGCAGGACATTTCTTCTTTAATGGAAACACTGTGTTTGACAATCCTCAAAACTTCCATGTTGCTGGAACAGTGTTCAAATACCGACGTCCATGCAACGTGTTCTCGGACGGGCTGGAATACATCATCGCCCAGGGACCCACTCTGCAGGGTCTCAATGTTATG TACTACAACTTGAACGGGAAACTCCCCCACATCACCTATGAGTACACTGTCCCCCTCAACATCACGGCTGCAGAAGTAACCAGCACCGGCCCGGCCCACTCCCACCTTAACCTCACCTACAATGAGCTAAATGAGGATGTCAGAGGGGATCAGAGCAGCTCAATAAATCACAGCAGAGGTGCTGCACCTGTCCATCACTACAACACCCCACTGGGAGAAGAGGTCCACCcagacattcagctgcaggaagaagaggaggtggaggtggtgtggGAGATTCAGACACCAAGCCCACCACCGCTACAACCGCAGCCACATCCAGTAGCTGTTCTGGTCTACAGGCCTGCTGATGTCACTAGTCATGTATTCACCCACAATGACGTAGAGGAGCAGGGACCTCCAGCACCATCTGGATACA GAAGTTCCTCTAACTCTATTGATGAGCCGTCTCCTGCTGATGACAACACGCTGGTGCTTTCATTCCCAG AAGACGCCCcctacctgctgctggaggacttacatttcaaccacacacactctctcacacagtctaacacacattcacaagcaGAAGCATCAGTGGGAACGCAGGCTACCACAGATACTGAACTGATAatacaaccagacacacacactgtcgcaCACACCCAGACAGAAACAGGCACCAACACTGCCATCTTGGTGCAGATGCAACAGGTGTCAGCGGTCCAGGCAGCCAACACAGAGAG CAATGACTTTGATGTGGGTCTGGAGCCAGACATTAGTCTGGCAGACATGTATCGCTGGAAGGTTTCTGCCTATGCTCCGTGCAGCTCAACCTGCACAACAG GTATCACCAGTAGCTATGCCCTGTGTGTGCGCTACGATGGCACTGAAGTGGACGACACTTACTGCGACTCCCTGACCAGACCAGAGCCAACACACGAGTTCTGCACTGGGAAGGAGTGTCCTCCACG ATGGGAGACCAGCGGCTGGAGTGAGTGCTCTCGGACCTGTGGTGAGGGTGTTCAGTACCGCACTGTGCGTTGCTGGAAGATGCTGTCGCCCGGTCTTGACTCCTCTGTCTACGACTCGCTGTGTCTGTCACACAACCTgcacaaaccagccaacagGAAGGTCTGCCACGGCCAGAGCTGCGGACCCCAGTGGGAGGTGTCAGAATGGTCTGAG TGCTCAGCACGCTGTGGTTCTCGGGGCGTCCGGACTCGAGAGGTGCGCTGCTCTATGGAAATGAGACTTTGTAACAAGTCCTCTCAGCCAATAGAAAGTCAGGAATGTGAAGGCCCGCCCTGTGACCGACGATGGACTGTTTCTGATTGGGGACCT TGCTCAGGTGCATGCGGGGAGGGAAGGATGGTGCGTGCAGTTACTTGCCGCTCATCGAATGGCGTAGTAATGTCAGAGGAGCAGTGTGACCAGTCACTGCGCCCGCTGGCCATCTACCCCTGTGGTGACCGAGACTGCGCCCCCCACTGGGTTGAGCAGGAATGGCAGCAG tgtaatGCTACATGTGGGCGCGGTGTGCGGCAGCGTCAGGTGGTGTGTGCCGGCCTCGAGGGAGGGGTGTTCAAAGAGTTTCCAGACGGCAGCTGTGACCAAACCACCAAACCAGAGACCAGCTCATCCTGCTTCCAGAGACCCTGCTCTAAATGGTTCACCACTTCCTGGTCTCAG TGCAGCAAGACATGTGGGAGTGGTGTCCAGGTTCGAGAAGTCAAGTGTTACCAGGGGGAGGAGCTGGTAACCAGGGGCCACAGCTGTGACTCTGCCCTCAAGCCAGAAGCCAggcagagctgtgaaatccagAGCTGTCCAACAGAAGCTCCAG TTGCCCCGGCAGCGTCAGTGGCAGTTGACGACTCCTGCCAGGACAAGCCCACAGCCAACTGCGCCCTGGTCCTAAAGGTGAAACTGTGCTCCCATTGGTACTACAGAAAGGCCTGCTGCCAGTCCTGTAAGGCGCCCAGACCCTGA